cataaaaaaataatcgaaatttcttcaaaatttaagaaaattagaggaaatgcgggctaagcaacatcaattttagtataaatatttattccaatttagtagtataagctgatagacattttGATAccctatcatttcattgaagaatagaatcttcaaatcttaaacaaatgtctacagaactactaacagctacatttatttttatcatcctttatgtttaggaaaaaggtagtgaccttgacctgacctttatgcgaaaacaaaaaggtcaaatttgattaaactgatagaatcatttgttaatatgatcaatttaaatgtgtcaaaatttcatgaattttctgttataagaagtatgtttgataatgagaagactccttccttaaaagcatatgtgtgtgtgtgtgtgtgtgagagagagagagagagagagagagagagagagagagagagagattttcagtttttactacacaatatgcataaagacacaccaaaagagcccggctttcagtacttcagtactttgatttcttgtGTAGAGGTGGGAAGCTACTCTGCACTAGTCTTACCTATACTTTCTGTAGGGCTGGGATCGGGCCTGAACATCTAAGGTCGCATGTTTGAGGATGTTTTTCTCCATTTCTACTTTCAATTTGTCAAACAGATCAATGCCCTCATCAAACACACTCTCATCAGCCATAAAACCAGCTCCAGCTCTCTTGGTCGGCCTCTAGAATAGAAACGACCAATCACATACAAGGACACATAATCTATCTGTGAAATATTCATTGATATTCAAGCAATAAACAACATATCATTTAAGGTAAATAATATACCACAATGGCAATTACAGTTTGTGATGCCATgataacatgtacataaatgtgGTTACATATATGCAATAGCATCTATTATTTTGAAACCCCTTTGTATATTTTATGAGACATACAAATGTAATTAAACGGAGCACTACTGAGAGTGAGGCTGGTTTGTTTTTACCTTCGTATCCTCTTCATCAGCTCCTGTGGAAGGTTCCACTGGTCGCGTGGCATTGTGGTATTGAAGCTCCACAAAAAACTGGAAAAAAAAGATCAGATGCAGAAACTTAATGCCATGAGTAAACATTCTTCATCATCAAGAGACATGCTTTACTTTTGGTAACAACTGTAGAATCACTTACAGTGGTGTTGCACCATTCTCTGAGGACATCAGTAATGTAATGCACTCCATTTAATATTGCACAGAAAGTGTCGCCCAGAGAATCATGGGTAACCTCTTTCATAACTTGTACAAGACGAATTCTGAAGTCTTCCAACAATTCAAGCTGCATGTCGAGGAATTTCAACCTGTGCTCTGGGGAAGGGAGGTACTTGTAACGGTctgtcataaaataaaaattcaaatacatttcaaaacaaGAGTCATCTCCAATGAACACAAAAAGAGGGGTGAAAGGAGGTTGCATCTCATCATTACGGATAATTTCTTAGATTGGATTCACATGAGTGTCTTTTTTAATGGattattatatcattttatagCTTTGTATAGTAAGTTTTTAACCATATTAAGTAGATTAAACATGGTCTTTATCAAAAGTAATACCATTTTTCTCATAAACATATAATTAATAAGGCATGTTAGCATCATATGACATAGTGTACATCTCCACACCTTTGTAGCTGATGGTCACTGACCTGTAATGGTGGACATGAGGGTGATAAAGCTCTCTCCACACTCCGGGACTTTCAGTGTGTCAATATCTGCAATGTTCTTATACTGGGACTCCCAGGCCGTGGGGGAGGATAACAGGGCATCCATCTTCTCTATGGCAACTACAATACATACCGTTTAATGAAAACCTAAAGTCTTTATATAGAGATTATATTACAGCGTTACGTACATTCAATGTTTGCAAAAATGCCCAAAATCACTTGAATTTGGTTAGTAAGAAACGTACATACAAGAAACTAGAAGCAAAGCTAAAGAGGTCGTATAAACAAATTGAAGGTAACaggttaaacattttgaaaaaaaacaaccctaGACAATTTTTTGCCAAATTCAGAAAAAAGCCAAAATCAGTGGGAAATGTTCCTatcgaaattttttttgatcattttaaaaaaattaccaatgtAGATGGAAGTTTTGATACCAATTGTGAACAAGCAACTGATGAGTGTGTTTTTTATGAATTAGATAAGGAAATCGATGTAGATGAAATTAGAAAAGCTATTAGTAATTTGAAGCGGGGAAAATCCCATGGGGAAGATGGTATTCTGAAcgaatattttattaattttcagcaGCATCTGTTGCCTTTGTTATACAGTCTATTCAATTGTATACTAGATACTGGATTTTTTCCTAAAAGTTGGTCTTCTTCCATCATTGTACCTGTTTATAAAAAGGGTGATTGTACTAATCCTGACAATTATAGAGGTATAAGTCTGGTTAGCAATATGGCTAAATTGTTTACATCTATATTGAACAACAGACTGTTAGACTGGTCAAAAACAAACGATGTGATTACGGATGCCCAGTTTGGATTCAAACCTAATTGTGGTACACGAGATGCAATATTTGCTCTCCATTCTATTATAACAAATACTTTGTGCAAACGGAAACGATTGTACTGTGCATTTATCGACTTCAAGAAAGCTTTTGACTCAATTGATAGATCTAAATTATGGTTAAAGTTATCTAAAGTGGGCATCCAGGGTAAATTGTTAAATGTTATTAAAGctttatataatgatgttaaatCTTGTGTTGTCGTGAATGGGCACTTAAGCgattatttttgtaacaatgtTGGTCTTATGCAAGGTGAAGTGTTATCTCcaattttgtttaatctatatgtaaatgattttgaaatgaattttaaaatctggaTGCATACCGCACgaattattatcattaaatcTGTTTCTACTAATGTATGCAGATGACATGGTACTTTTCTCTGAATCTGTTGAAGGTCTACAACTACTTTTAAATGAACTGTCACACTATTGCAAAACTTGGAACTTGTgtataaatgttgaaaaatcaaaaattgtaGTTTTTAGAAATAAGGGCAAAATCAAGTGTAATGAAAAATGGTGTATTGGTAATGACGTATTAGAAATCGTGGAACAATTTACTTATTTGGGAATAATATTCCAGTACAATACTAAATTTACAAAAGCTGAAAAGCAATTATCTGACCAGGGTAGAAAGGCAATGTTTGCGTTTAGGAAAAATATTAGAGGCATGATACTTAATCATGAAACATTATTATCGCTTTTTGATTGTTATGTTGGTGGCATTATTAATTATGCTTCAGAAATTTGGGGctgtcataaaggtaacaatgTTGAAAAACTGCACCTTGATTTTTGTAAGCAAACCCTGGGTGTGAAAAGGTCTTCACTTAATGCTGCTGTGTATGCAGAGTTAGGTAGAATACCTCTTATTACAAAAAGgttttgttcaattttaaaattttggaacGATGTGTTGTGTagtaataattgtattatacaaaAGTGTTACGAAGAAATGTACATTAACTGCGAATTACATGGACACAAAAATTGGGCTTctgatgtaaagaaaattttaaatgaaattgggTTCAATGAAGTTTGGAATAAACAAACAATCGATTCACTAACTCTAAAAGTCATAAATCAACGAATCGTAGACTTGgctaaacaagatatttttggtaaaatagaaaattcgcagaaatgtcatttttataaatatttagtgGATGGATTTTATCTTCAATATTACCTTAGAAAGTCAGTTCctgtaaaatttcaacagtgtatatcaaaattaagattgtCCTCACATCGTTTAGCTATCGAAACTGGAAGGTACAATAATACACAAAGAGCCCAAAGGAACTgcttttcatgtaaaaattatgttgaagatgaattccattttattttagtgtgtccagtatatattaaataccgtcaaaaatacattaaaaagtatttttatgagAAACCATCGATGTTCAAGCTGTTGCAATTGTTtaataacgaaaattttaaagatatgtgtAACCTCggcaaatacatttattatagtatgaaattaagaaacgatatatgtaattaagtgtagatgttgttcttttttgatttttttcgcCTTTACTTATGTCaacttttcatatttatgtatgtacaatgtaatagggGCTCCTGTAAAATACCCACTTCTGTactttaatatgtttaatttgtaaaatctgATGAGCTgcaaagcttaaagaaataaagaatgaatgaagTCGTTGTACAAGCTTGTACATATATACGTCTGTGGAATACATGCACAAGGTGTAAACATATACATTTGCCCAATGTTCCTTAAATCTAACAATCACATACTCTACATGAGGTACCGGTATAAAGTACCAGAATTAagaattattacatgtatattaaattgaTCAATTTGTCTTACACTTCTTTTCTATTTCAATCCATCGCTCGAACACTATAGGTACCGTCAGGATATCCATGCTGCTGTTGAGTCCGGCTGGGTAGTCGTAGATTTGATGAAGTTCGTGATCAAAGAAGATGGCTTCGTCCACCAGGTGACAGAACAGGTGCTCGTCCTCCATCACCGCGGGAAGGTCGGCGGCCATCTTCTCCATCACAAGCACCACCAGCCCCCTCATAAACTCCACCTGTCACAGAATATAAAGCACCGATGTAAATACTGTGCACAAACTCTTATTCACTTGGGAGAAATTTTTTTGAGCTTTTCAAGAACAACATTATCCTGAATTTTTCTTGCTGCAACCCAGtcttttaatgtacatgtactggtacagGTGTCACATTTGTATTAGACTATATGCACACTGGGTGCTTAGACTTGGTCACAAGATTACTGTAGTTCCAACAAATCATTTTATCACTGGCATATCATGAAATAAAGTTGCTGCAGATAATAGGTAATTTACTGTAGCAATAAAACATTGTAGTGGTGAAAATTccttatgaagaaaaaattacacTTTCTAATCCAAATAAGTCTACCTTTGCATCCACTGAATAAAATCCTGCAATTTCCAACAAATTTTGTATTCTGTTATCCAGGAACGATGAATGGTCCCTTATCCAGTTTAACACTTGCCCAAAGTACCATTCAGGCTGAAAGGAAAAGTCTGGTTTCAAAACCGATACATATACAATGAATATTGTGTACAGAAGCAAAATTCACATCGAACTTCAGTTCAACTTCAAATTGTAATTCTTAAATTACCTTCTCTTTGTTATTTGTCTGCTTGTTACCATAAAAATGGAACTTGAATCGTTTGCGTAGTGGGGTGACTAGATGTTGAATGGGCAGTAATAACGGGTTGAAGGTAAATTCTCGAGATAGAAAGGTCATTGTTTTCTTCTGCACCTCAACACTGAGAGAATCTCTTTTGTATTGTTAAGAAATTGTGAACATAGAATGCAGTAAAAAAACATGCTGTACAATTTATACTTGCACACACACAGacaaacacacacatacatttGTAGATAGTAAgcaaatataaatgtatgtacagacaagcaaacaaaaatatgtcaagtGCTCAACTTggaattttttgtgtgtgtttggaAATTGTATACAATACAAAAGTTGAAGGACTCTGactgtttatcaaaaacaaaaaatttcaaaagatttagaaaaaaaatatttttttaaagaaatattattatacattattattcaattattgACATTTTCATCTTTGTCAGTCAATGgcaataaaacatttgttataATGACTTAATGACTATAATGACTTTTTCTCATGGCCAATTTAAGATACAGTGGAGGGCCTGTCTATGTTGTAATATTTCTAGGTAAAGGATACGGTAACTGTAGTAGAAGAAGCTGTAAAAAGATGGCGTCCATCTTCTGTGAGGGATGTGATGAAGTTTGGGGAGTCTTTGTGGCTGTAGCAATTAGTGGCCACCCAACCACCTTTAAACTCTCTTCTAATAAACTGaatcaaaaaacaactttgatagattttatatttgcggAATGATCACTtacctggtacatgtactacttgtaaaaaatttttttgggACGTGTAGAATCTACATACTGTTAACACAGATGTTCCCAAACATTGTTAATTGATCCAAGCCTTTAATATGGTGAAAAGAATACATTTAACCAATTAggtataaaaaaatttcttcaggTATGGTATCCAAGTTAGTCACTTTGCacatcaaagtttaaaaaaataatcttttcatatttcataggtGTTGGAACCGTGGGGGCTAGGAGGGGTGgcatagcccccccccccccaccccactttTGTTTGCAAAGGTAGACCTAAATATTAGGCACatacagggttgtctctaaaaattgaagtagaagggagaaaaaaaaaagtagaaggggatcTGGAGGTCTAGCTTttagctagattgtgtttgaaatgcaataatagccgggtaattacgtcactttaggcagggaaattccccgcctcccgggtcttagagacaaccctgcacATAGCATTAGGGAGGGGCCAGCCCTCCcctactttttctcgcagcaaacctaaatgttccaaaatttacattaaaaagattgaaatattaatagtgatattgaaaattggactCATAGGTAtactagacccccccccccccacacggattaggattttcatgattttatgaattacttttttgtttgtttgtttgtttgtttttttggttgTCAAGATTTCCgatgattagtctagccccccccccccccccctttcaatttgcttccaacgCCACTATGTTTACAGTAAAAATGATATACTGGTACTTTGTTTTGGTAacaatcattcaatatttaCTTAAAGAAATCCAATGTATCACTATGTACAAGTACCTTGAGAGTTTATCCTTGAGTATGTTGTACCAGAATAAGATGGTTTCCTTTAGGAACTGCAAAAGGTTCTGGCATTTTGAGTGTTGTTTTTGTATGTAGTATTCCGACAGTGAAGAGAATTCCTCCACTGCATTAGAAGTTCTGTTGGACATCAGTGCGGTATGAATCTGGTTactaaaaatgagaaatacaaaatgtacaatTATGATGTTGTCTTCaaagtatttcaaaatcaaatatcagtgtttgttgtaaatgttaataaaatcatataaaccTGCCTTATGTTTTCTATATGAGCCACACATGATAAATACTGTCTATACTTTTGGAGTTCCTCTATCTGACTAACAAGTGGAGTCAAATCGTTCACGATGGGTTTCAGTATTTTGCAGTGGTCCACAGCTTCATTTCGAATAGcatcactttttttttgcaggtTATTTATAGAGGTCTGTGCCTCCTCTGCATTTTTTAAGGCCTCATCCACCTCAGGAGGAATATCCCATTCAGAAAGTGACAGctaaaatatattcattaaaacacTGAAtcaatttaataagaaattcatcAAAGACATTAAAGTAGAAAATCGGAGATTGTTTCTTGCCtgtaattattcataaaaaataaataatgaattgaCTGCCAGAGAGCTCAGTTAGTTGAGCACCTGACAAGAAactcagggggcccaggttcaaatcccagtCTTTCCCTTCATCATTTCTCCCAGCCCATCACATTTGGTGTCATGACCAACCTCTGGAATTGAGAGCATATCTCCTGCCAGGGGAAAGGGCCTGAGATGGTGATCTAAGAGAACAAAGATTGTTCATGGTGGTGGTGGTGAGGGGTGCCATTCAAACCTGTTCAAATGTTGGCCCTAGATAGCTTAGTTAGTGGAGCATCTGACTtagactagagattcagaggctGGTTTGACTCCCACACTGGCCTGTCATTATTTCTCTGACGCTGTTACATGTGTAAAAATTCTTACCCTAAATCTGTACTgaagaaaaatttaataattatagttTTCGAAGTCTGTGAGTGTATAAACTGTGAAAGAGAAAGTCTGAAGCAAGCAAAGTGAAGATATAGTCTGgtaacagagacataaataacagagattggcaactctgccattagcgtgttttgttattgaaaaatgttactggaccaaccttactttgagaactacatatTAGTAAACCGAGATATTtgatcttaaaccaaaagtatatATTGGCCAGCTATGAACCATCCACGAAATCTCGGACGATGGGTAGCCAACTGCCTCCTAAaactcctcttttaatattgtttataagaCATAAactcataaaaatatattattttgaatgttttggtaataggttttaacttttgactgattttatttcgatatatttacatttactttctttcctcctattaaattgcattgatagatttgagtgatatttacgcataacacagaagacccaatcactaaatctggtgcgtatgtaTACATTCAGTCTTCCTTCAGAACATGACTGAATCTCCTCCCGACTTCGAACcggatcacgacctgatattatacgtgggctgattaatatttcatggatgtaaatattttttaaagatttgaatgaattcaattgattaatttcttagtataccaaaaaaaaaaattcatcaaattacagaatgaaaaataaaattgtgtttttagaatttatacGCTGTGCACTATATTTGTCAGCATAattcggctgttccaatggctcttccgttaattgCGCATTACTCGTAGAATCAGGccgagattttttaaaataaatcatatttgcggatagagaacaaatgttaaaaaacgtaaacataagcattgaatccttattttttgaaagatgtggtctcataactgcaacggtgtgtgcaaacaaattagcgcgttattcaatttgtatgcacacaccgttgcagttatgagaccacatctttcaaaaaataaggattcaatgcttaaataactGTTTTTAGGAAGAAATACtgatttaaatttgtaataCTTTACAACAGGAACCGCaagatttcattttatgttattATGTCTCTGTCTGGTATTGATTAACAAGtaataagatatacatgtataagtgaaGTATTTCCAAAGAATGTGCTATAAAAATAAGTTTAACCTGTCCAAACTTAGCTCAGTATTAATTGCACCGCAAATCAAAAGGTTTTTGAAGGTGAGGAACTGTAGGTCTATGAAATAacaacctatttttttttt
This portion of the Magallana gigas chromosome 7, xbMagGiga1.1, whole genome shotgun sequence genome encodes:
- the LOC105347771 gene encoding RAD50-interacting protein 1 codes for the protein MDAPMSVDRCKENAVKIVNSKFGDNIKSLSDLKSFYLETKQTAETIENRLSLSEWDIPPEVDEALKNAEEAQTSINNLQKKSDAIRNEAVDHCKILKPIVNDLTPLVSQIEELQKYRQYLSCVAHIENISNQIHTALMSNRTSNAVEEFSSLSEYYIQKQHSKCQNLLQFLKETILFWYNILKDKLSSLLEESLKVVGWPLIATATKTPQTSSHPSQKMDAIFLQLLLLQLPDSLSVEVQKKTMTFLSREFTFNPLLLPIQHLVTPLRKRFKFHFYGNKQTNNKEKPEWYFGQVLNWIRDHSSFLDNRIQNLLEIAGFYSVDAKVEFMRGLVVLVMEKMAADLPAVMEDEHLFCHLVDEAIFFDHELHQIYDYPAGLNSSMDILTVPIVFERWIEIEKKFAIEKMDALLSSPTAWESQYKNIADIDTLKVPECGESFITLMSTITDRYKYLPSPEHRLKFLDMQLELLEDFRIRLVQVMKEVTHDSLGDTFCAILNGVHYITDVLREWCNTTFFVELQYHNATRPVEPSTGADEEDTKRPTKRAGAGFMADESVFDEGIDLFDKLKVEMEKNILKHATLDVQARSQPYRKYRWRNLEDSGDLSLSTPACDMLMVLRDHLMTMNRKLSKPLFVKMWRKLAEEMSKFMLEEVVLQNRFSEGGAKQLEFDMTRNLFPLFGEYTTKPQNYFRLINEACTLLCLRVGSALLLREVLMSEESRLEKEQALQDLGVYKLTPQRALNVLNSRTNLSVT